The Pyrus communis chromosome 8, drPyrComm1.1, whole genome shotgun sequence region TAGTCGCTTAGACAAGAACACTTGCTCACCAAATAGGCCAATACAAATTGAATACAACGATGTTCCATGTTTTAACAATTACTAGAcaatgagaagaaaaagagagaaacaaaaaacaaaaagaaataaagatatTTTGCGTGAGAAAATCAATGGCATACGCTTTGCCAATTAACACATCCTCTAACACACTTGCGCGGAGAAAATGCTTTACTTGGTAGCAATATCATGTTCATATTCATATTCATAGCATCTCTTGTGATTTCCTCACACAGCGGCTGACCTTTTTCTTGAAATCCTCTCTCCGGTCTCTCCACTCCTTCTGCAATTTGGACACCGGCAGAATCTTAGAATACTTAGACGACAGTAAACTCTAATTCTCTCTCCGAATATTCAGACAACCACGCTTATGTGCCATTAGTCGCTTAGACAGTCACGAGAAGTACATTAAATCAATATATGCAGTAAGTTCAAAATATGTTCTAACGTGCTATGTGTAAAGCCGTCAACAAATTGGAACATGGGGTATCTACCATATGCAAAACTCATGCAATGGAAATATATTGCTTCCCAATATAACTTTAGTTGTCAATGTGGGAAATGTTTATAACATTCAACATCATGCAGAGCAGTTCAGAGACAATACAATAAAGGATCACTTACAGCGGCTTCAACATTTGCAGGAGATTCGTCATTTGGACTGGATAGCATCGATATTATACTCAAGACTATGCTTTCAACCTGGAAACAACATTTCCACGTTTGTAAATGCAGTACcattgttttaataaaaataaagcaaaacaTATCCATTGAGAAAATGCTTCTTAACATCTACTTTTTGCTTCACAAATACCTTAGATTACCAAGTTCTTCCACAAAAATTATATAAGGAGTAAAACCACATGTTTTAACCAGCTGGAAGGAAATACGAGAACTTGCCGAATGACAGCAGGATATGATACCACTGAGACAAGCTCCTCCGGACTTGAGATCCGGTGGAAGAGCCCCAAGGTCAGACATCAAAGCCATATTATTGAACCTTAAGGTGAGCCTTAGGCAAAAGGCATGATAGATTGTAGATCTATGTGAAATATTAGTAATGATCTGACAACTCCACAAAATCTCATAAATTATGTTTTCTCTCAACTCTAATGATACCCATGAGAGGAGAAATCACTCCCACTACAAAGGAGTCATGCAATACATACAACATTTTTAGCACTTGAGTGAAGGTGTGATACATGTCATGCCACCAAAACTACATTGTGGATGCGACAACGTATAGGTCTATAACTTGCATTGCATGGAACAACCAAAATTCCaagtacattaaaaaatttctttggGAATATACTTTGTAATTTTAGGAGTCTGAGCGAAGCTCCATGACTTCCACTTATTGACAATACATTATGAATAGTGGAATGGatattaaccaaacaaaaagagTATTTGCTCAAATCTATTaggcaaaaaataaacataacaatCGTAAGATGATATAATTGTCACAACAATCAAGCCTGAAGTTAAAAAAATGTTATGAAAAAAACAGTAATTGCATTTACATGGAACACAATCACGacttttggaagaaaaaaatgcCCTGCTCATAATATTACTTCTAGGCTATCTGCTACACCCAACTCTATCGATAAAAGAGGAATTTTGGAACCATCACCCTCACTAAGCTGCCAATTTCTAATCCCACCACCCCTGTTACTTTTCTGAACAACTGcgcatttgaaaaaaaattactctCTTCCATGTTATATTTATCCTCCTCAAACCCAAATTCATCCACCTAcgacaatctctctctctctcccctatcACAAACCTTTCTTGCTCCTCTCCTCTTCTAAAATTTCCTCTGCAACATAGCCACTCGTGTTCCTTTTATAACTCTGCAGTCCCCATTTATTCCTTCCATTGTCTAAAGGCAACAAACTCAACTAGGCAACCTAGTCCCGATCCAACCCCCATTCTCTTGGACCCCCTCTGTAACTGACCTTTCCCATTTTATCTACTCTGTTTACATTCTGGTTGATGGTTCACTTGGCTTAATGTCACTGGCGAAAGCCTCATAATGATTATCTAACTCTGTAAGCATACAACAAGTTATCTCCTCATTAAGAAGGGTACTTCTTGTTTTTATTGGCGACAAAACATAATATTCAAGCATaacaattttcatttcttttattgtAGTCTTATTCTGAAATAATACCAAGTGATCACAAATGAATGGAATTATGAGTAATTGATCAAATTTGACtctaattattattatatcATCTAATGTGTGATTACTTTTGCATAAATACATATTTAACATTtccttggtttttgttttttagtacATGTCCATTTCATATTTTATACACGTCAACAATCAGCCGAACTGTGGCTAAACGAATATTCCCCATCCACCTCAGAATCTACACAAGGAACCAGATCATAGGTATCAATGTGAACATTGTGAAGATAGTCTTTGAATCAAGAATTGCTACCATGGCAGCAGATATTTTCTCTCCTACAAATGAAGCAATACGCGGACACCATTTTATATAAATCCATACCGTATGGACAGGCGTCCAGCGTTCACTTGCAAGCTCGTAACCATTTGGGTCCTCACCAGGCGGGTGAAGGATAGATATGCAAACACGCCCGTCAGTATAAACTTCATATTAAAAATAGACAAGATCAGTACTTGAAAAACAATTGCAAATTATCAAATACTTAGGATAGAAACCAACCATTCGGATGCCATATCTCCGAAGTAAACTTAACCGTCGGAGGGCTGTTTGGATAATTATTAGGAAAGCTCATGATGGCATTGAAAAATCCTCCCTCGCTGCAATTAGATAACACGGACTCATGAACTTCAATTACACGATGCATAATGATGAATATAATATGTACACAACAAACCTCAAATGAGTGGCAAATTCCTAAATAAATGCTCTGCTTACGggtgaaaaaagaagaagataaaccTATCCATACATGTAATGAAATAAGACAAACAAAATAGATTGATACCCGAGGTAATGTAAACAACAAACCATTTGAAAAGTAAGCTGAAAGCCTGAAACCAATACATATCCCCAATTTATAAAACCACTTCCCAAATTTAGGAAATTTGTATAACTTTTCCAACCTAACAATGTGCAACTGATTAAAAGACAATATTTTTACCTCCACATACCCCTAGAACCAAACTAAACAGTTTTTAACTGAAGACGAAGTTCCAAGTATGAAACTTTAACAAATTCTAACTTGAAATAATACAATTCGCAAGCTCGTACCGCCATCATTagataaaaaccctaaatccgCCACTCAACTAAAAGTCAAACACAAAATCTAGGAAAATCACAATCAAATTGAAACCCGAAAGCAAAATCGAATCAAACAGAACAAGAATTTCAATCACTCTTGATCCAATCCCCacatgtaaacataaaaatatataaaaaaaaaacccggaCTCGACCATCTTATTAagcaaaacaactaaaccacaaaaccaaatcaaTAAAGCCCGTAAATTGAACCGGAATTGAGTCCGAAAGGCACATACTAGAGCGTATCAGGCGGTCCGATAATCGTGACGCTCCACTCAAAGATATTGTTTTCATCGACCAGACCGGCCGAGAATCCATCAACCGGGTTCTTGCAAAGATCTGCCAAAACAAAATTGGAGAATCAGATTCAACAGGGCGAAGAAAACCCAATCCGATAAACCAATCAACGATCGGAATCAATACAAAGTAACTGAAATGAAATCTTTCTGAATACCCTTGAGTTGTTTCTGGAGGAGAAGACTCGCCTGGGAAGCCGCCATGAAAGGGTAAAGATAGAGTTTCGGCGGCGTAGCTCTCACGCGACGGTGTAGAGAGCGGAAGATGGAGAGATTTATAAAGTCGACACTTATGTGTATTTATTTATGCTCACGGAAGATTCCGGATGTGGACTCTACCTTTTGGAGAACGGGGGACGACCTGGTTTTCATCGCCTACGCGTATCTTGTGATGGAGTCGGTGGCCGGCGAGTCATGCGGTGCCACGTGGGAAGGCATGGTTGGTCGGCCAGCGTGATGAGAAGTTCTAGTGGTGTCTTCATGAGGGAGGTGGATTTTCGTATCGCTTGTGGGGACCACCGTTTGGGGTTGATG contains the following coding sequences:
- the LOC137742327 gene encoding ubiquitin-conjugating enzyme E2 7, which produces MAASQASLLLQKQLKDLCKNPVDGFSAGLVDENNIFEWSVTIIGPPDTLYEGGFFNAIMSFPNNYPNSPPTVKFTSEIWHPNVYTDGRVCISILHPPGEDPNGYELASERWTPVHTVESIVLSIISMLSSPNDESPANVEAAKEWRDRREDFKKKVSRCVRKSQEML